The Plasmodium yoelii strain 17X genome assembly, chromosome: 8 DNA window GGTGCAGTACATATAAAAGAATATGCCtctactcaatttacaaatcaaaaataaaaccccattataatgaataaggaagtggtatatgcattttttaataataatagttccctttacattttttttatattgtattacatataaatatcattaaactttattttaataatttgcgtttttattaattgttttaacTGCTTGCTTAGTGTAAAAGGTTCAATAATGTATGGGAGTGGATTTCCGATGGATTGGTTGTAGGaattaatacaaatattaataaaaatttggaaaaaTATTGTGATAATGGATCATGTGATGATCCTTTCGGAAAAGttaatgctggatgtttatatttgtttgatgAGTTCTTTGCGGGTTTTACCCAGTTTAATTCTGTTGCAAAAAGAAAGatcaatattgttgattacattttgatatggttagggtatatgttaaaccgtatcaaaaataatgaaaacgGCACTATAGGCCTTTTTTatgaaacatatataaataatgatgataaagaTAATAAGTATAATCAGAAAATAAAAGAGGTTACTGGTTATCAGACTTATAATGAACTTATAGATATAAAAGAAGATTTGATGAGTATTGATATTAAAGTTATGTCTAGATTTTATGATGcgtttatattattatgtgacaTTTGTACTGGGGTTAATGAAAACAACTCAAATTGCGATAATAATTTAGGAAAAGCTGAAgaatttgttgaaaaatatgatgaactTAATGAAGATTATTATAATGGTATAAACAGCCCCTATAATCAATTATTATCTACATTATCAgatgattattataatttaaaaagtaTATGTTATGATTTTCCATTACTTCCAACATATTCACgaaaatatgtaataaaaaGCACACTAATTTCAATTggatttatatttgttgccgTATCAATATTCTTGGGAATTgcatataaggtaaataataagtcaattaaacaatatattcAGCACTGGTTAAtttgtgaatataaataaattatacattttttaaaatttttatattagtattcgttacttggatttcggaaacgatctcaaaaacaatgTTTAAgagaaagaataaaaaatataaagaagaaactgatcattaataaattattctgaATATGACGATTGAtgtattttaagaaactatctatttggaaatatataagtttttatcataatttttgcataattttgatgttgtggaacccacATTCGGGTCAAggttaaatattatattgtattcattttttataatttgaacactaattcaatatatgtatcattccgtatgtttaatttcgagatgaagttaaaaatatgtactcCCAAAGGAGCAttgccattaatatgaaaagggcTGGATAACATTTtgtcataagttataatatatataattgagtgttcatatcgatttaatatgattaaaaaaatgtctatgttgcatatattaattcatattatgctatatcataattgcctattatataaaagttgGTAATCTATGGTTACATCGAATTatccatatcataatatacaatacatttctttatttgatgaaacattttatttagtaaacttattatttgtatcatatttgttttaatttaaattatattacgccaactgaactgtaataatagcattatatgatgattcatttggaacaattgcctacattacaatatatattcggATTAACATGTGTTTTTAacattaattaaacatattaccaatgtataatagataatcataaaatatagacgTATGGTATATCGATCGAGATTCGATAATACAACAATgcctataaaatatattttatgcatctaacatttttagtaatacaacAAATCgcactatatatacaatattttttatgttttaattgtagtaattattatttttttgtattaaaattaattagtattaataGAGTTTCTTTatacgctttaatttatcataaagttataacattatattaattactattaatttttaaactttatagttttgaggtataaataattatattttaaaatagttaaaaaataaaatgtaagtatataataaaatttaatgttatagtttgctataatacttataaacAACTTGgcatataaaattaacgttattgttataatatatataatattgtataaattactaaaactgaaatatgttaaatttgtgaaacatatacaattacatattaatgcaaaatataatggtatgtaataattaatttaatttgaattaataatatttttattaggatattatatatatacaaatttacaaatatataatttaaatatattgttattgcgaaataatatgatctaaaatgttatactttaaaacaatGAAACAAGGAAAAATACTAATTGAATTAAAGTATTCCTCTTGAGTGAATTAATTACTTcgttgtactatacagtgatataacagtaaacataataatagtaataacaataaataaagtattaaatacgaacaaatcattaaattcatttgattcaaatatattgatatatattattaaacttgTAATAAGAATAAATTTGTATGCATACAggataaaatgaaatattataacattcatttaaatatgctttaatgcgataatattagaattaacactatcaagcaaaataatattaataattctatagtttacttaaaaatatagtttattataaatacaaaagCAAACCATATATTTAGAAATTAATAACtctaagttatttttaatgaataattttaatgtatacattaattGAAAGTTTTAAtggtagaaaatataaaatataaataaatcttatatggctacatccttgtcttaaaaaatcatacttcccttatctctcctctcaaagtgcaatataccaatataatacacataattttctattatacttaaaaattttcatcaatacgtatttatgtgttatatatttaatatttactaagtattattttaaaaacaatatgcattaaaatagttatataagcttataaatacagTTTTAGTtctaattgtcgttttaaaccgtgggaaatatgtgcaaaatatattataaaattatataataaggtatatttctaaatttaattatataagaataaaaataaagttattggactcattaacatatattgtaaagttatctatattaaataaaataatattaaaattatttatatgcaattaaaaaagagaGCAATAcaacttattttataaatgttataattttagaaaaaactgtattatatattataagaaacaaatatattagaaaagatatatttatatacttttagaaattatactaataataatattttttattttttatatttatacagtttttatgttttagaaggacatttattaaaacaaaagatatgacgtttattttctatattaaatcaCATGCATAAGGAGATATATTCTAACTTATTACAATGttgctttaatttttataataatgatcaTATGATTGTTATTAAGGATAACAGTTTAtacaaaattgtattatatatacaataataaCAAATGTATTAAACCCCCCCAAAATAAGGCAATTTATCTAACTacaataaaagtatatattgttccatattatctttaaattgatattaagaataataaaaatatttttatctacaaATAATTGCTGTATATAGGattaaataattgtattatctattttagtatatatatataatatgatacCCCCTTAACCTAgagattataaattatattccattataatgaatgaTGAATtggtatatacattttttgatattatatttcctataaatttcattaagttttattttaataacattttcttaatacatatttttatcaattttttttaaatgtttttttagtgTGGAAAATTAGATCTTTTGAGGAAATATTTATCCGATGAATTAGATAAAGCGGCAGATTTTGAATTAGAAGAAATTACAGATTACAAAAATTACTGCCCTGGTAATAACTGCAATAGTGAAACCGAAAAAATTACGGTTGGATTTTTATGGTTACTTGGACATTATTATTCTATGCTCCAAAATAAAAgttatgatgaaaataatactaatgcattttttctatatattatttcatgGTTTAGTTATCAATTAAATCAAAGCACAAAACACAATACCACAAAAATATACGACTTTTATAATAGtcatgtaaaaaataatgataaatatgaaaaatttataaatgatTCTGGTAGATATACAGGTCTTAATGATTTTATAGATAAACAAAAAGATTTAttgaatattaatattaaagatctgtctaaattttatgatgcatccAAATTAATATGTAGTATGTATGGTAATGTTGCACAGAGTCAAACAGGCGAAATACTGTCAAATAATGTGAAAGagtttgttaaaaaatatacagagctaaaaaatacatataatgaTGAAGGTTCCCCGCATAGTAAAATATTGTCTGTtttatcaactgattataataatttaaaaaatagatGTAAACATATTCAATCCCTTCCAGAGATAACAGAATTTTCTGCATTAGCATCTACATATGAATttacatcatcaagttcgtcgacaggaaacaaattatttacagttttatcgatatttggtgcaatagcattttttttaggaatatcttataaggtaaataataaggaattaaaaaattattttcattatatatatccaaatgttaacaaaaaaacatctatttcttaacattttatattagtattcgttatttggatttcggaaacgatttaaaaaacaacaaataagagaaaaaataaaaaatataaagaagaaaatgaatcgttaatatatgattcgaagagaatgtctatttcaggaatagtattaatgatttaaatattttaagaaactgtctattgggaagcaatttttgcataatttttatatagtttttatgttgcggaacccatattcgggttagagctaagtattatatctttatttaattttttataatttgaacactaatttaatatatgtttcaTTCCGCATGTTTAATCACAAGATGAAATCAAAAGTCCAAATATGCCCCCCAAGGAACAtatccattaatatgaaatgtgtcgcataatattttttcatatgttataatatattaaattgagtgttcatgtcaatttaatatgattaaaataaaatgtctatattgattatatatgaattcatattatgctatgtcataattgcctattatataaaacttgttaatcaggggctatatttaattatgtataaaataaaatgtttcttTGGTttatg harbors:
- a CDS encoding PIR protein is translated as MNDELCGKLDLLRKYLSDELDKAADFELEEITDYKNYCPGNNCNSETEKITVGFLWLLGHYYSMLQNKSYDENNTNAFFLYIISWFSYQLNQSTKHNTTKIYDFYNSHVKNNDKYEKFINDSGRYTGLNDFIDKQKDLLNINIKDLSKFYDASKLICSMYGNVAQSQTGEILSNNVKEFVKKYTELKNTYNDEGSPHSKILSVLSTDYNNLKNRCKHIQSLPEITEFSALASTYEFTSSSSSTGNKLFTVLSIFGAIAFFLGISYKYSLFGFRKRFKKQQIREKIKNIKKKMNR
- a CDS encoding PIR protein yields the protein MNKEVCKRFNNVWEWISDGLVVGINTNINKNLEKYCDNGSCDDPFGKVNAGCLYLFDEFFAGFTQFNSVAKRKINIVDYILIWLGYMLNRIKNNENGTIGLFYETYINNDDKDNKYNQKIKEVTGYQTYNELIDIKEDLMSIDIKVMSRFYDAFILLCDICTGVNENNSNCDNNLGKAEEFVEKYDELNEDYYNGINSPYNQLLSTLSDDYYNLKSICYDFPLLPTYSRKYVIKSTLISIGFIFVAVSIFLGIAYKYSLLGFRKRSQKQCLRERIKNIKKKLIINKLF